From the Lactuca sativa cultivar Salinas chromosome 9, Lsat_Salinas_v11, whole genome shotgun sequence genome, the window ACCGataaaaaaaccttaaaaatcaaataGGATGTTTAAATAGAAAATTGGGGTGATTTTTTAGCCAACCCGATTTTCAAATTGAACGTTGTTTCTTTGGTGTTAGAGATAGACACATAGCCCTGGTGCCATTAATGGCCTAAGGTCATTGGAAACTCCACTACATAAACACATGCGATATTTATTATTCTAAAACGAAAAACTTGGTGCATATTTTCAGCCATGGAAGCTCAACTGCATAAACACATAGTAATGGTGCCATTCATGGCGCAAGGTCATCTGATACCCTTTTTGGAATTAGCCCACCGAATCCTTCACCACAACCCCATCTTCACCATCACCATCGTCAACAGCCCTCTCAACATCAACTACCTCCGCTCAGCCATCGCCAACGGCCCTTCTCCGCCCCACCAAATCCACCTGAAATCTCTCCCTTTCAACAGCTCCGACCACGGCCTCCCTCCCAACTCTGAGAACACCGATGGCCTACCCATCACCCAAATCATCAAACTCTTCCACGCTTCCACAGCCCTTGAAACCCCGCTACGTGGGTTCATCTCCGATATCATTTCCGACGAAGGAAGTCCACCGGTATGCATAATTTCGGACGTGTTCATGGGTTGGGCTAATGAGGTAGCAAAGTCTTTTGGTACTGTTAATTACTCATTCACCACCGGCGGCGCGTACGGCTCAGCCGCATACAGTTCCATCTGGATGAATCTTCCTCACCGGAACCTCACAGATGGCGGAACCCACGACGAATTTCCGGTGCCCGGGTTCCCGGAATCTTGCCGGTTTTCAATCACGCAGCTACATAGTTATCTTATAGCTGCTGATGGTAAAGATGAGTGGTCTACATTCTTCCAACCTcaaatctctctttctctcaaatCCAAAGGCTGGTTGTGTAATACAGTTGGAGAGATAGAAATCATGGGATGTGAGACCTTGCGAAATTACATAAAACTCCCTGTTTGGTGTATTGGCCCACTCCTCCCACAAAAGATGTTGAAAAACAATCCGGGTTCGGGTATTGTCGGTCGAAGATCCGGAAAACAACCTGTTATCCGACCCGAAGAATGCATTGAATGGTTAGATTCTCACCCTCAAGATTCGGTGCTTTACATTTCatttggatctcaaaacacaattAGTGAGATCCAAATGATGGAATTAGCAAAAGGGCTTGAAGAGAGCAAGAAGCCTTTTATTTGGGTGATTAGGCCACCAATCGGGTTTGACCTCAAAGGCGAGTTCAAACCCGAATGGTTGCCTTTGGGTTTTGAGGATAGAATTGGGAAACAAGGATTGATGGTGCATGGTTGGGCACCACAGTTAGAGATACTTTGCCACCCATCAACCGGAGCTTTCTTGAGCCATTGTGGGTGGAATTCGGTGATGGAGAGTCTCAGTCAAGGGGTTCCGATGATTGGGTGGCCGTTGGCGGCAGAACAAGGGTATAATGCCAAGATGTTGGTGGAGGAGATGGGTGTTTGTGTGGTGTTGACTAGAGGGGTGCATGGGAGGATTGTGAAAGAGAAGGTGAAGAATGTTATAGAGATGGTGTTGGATAAAAATGAAGAGGGAAAAGGGAATGATATGAGAAGAAAAGCAAGTGAAGTTGGGAGATTGATAAGAGCAAGTGTTGATGGTTCTTCTTACAAAGCAATGGATGATTTTTTGTCGACGATTCTTAATAGTTAAATTCTTGATGTATGTAAGTGACGATGCTAAATGAAAGAAATAATAAGGGACTATTTATCTATTTGTTtataataatgttttgtatctatTTATTTCTATCATtgcattatatttttatttttttattaaaagttgtATTTTGAAATTATGGTTTTTGACGTTTTGCAATCATGACATTTAGCATATTAAGTATCCATATAATTAAAAAGTATAAATTACCTAACTGGTAACGTATTTTGCTAGGTTTTGGCCAGAATCGACAATGCTTCTCCAATTAAATGGATTAAGTTTGGAATCCTATATATATCAACTTTCATGTTTCTAAGGCTAAGGCTAAAGTATATGGTATGTTGTTGAATATAGATGTTACATAAgcatttattattattgttggtatttgtttatgatgatgttttaacctatgataaaaaaaaatatattcatttaataaaaaccattaatattaattaaaataaaacataaatttcattataaaaaattaaaagttaCGTTTTAGAAAAACGAAAAGAAATAACAAGAAAATTGCATGTATGTTTGCCGTtcaattttttaatatttgtCTTATTTGAACTACCGCTTAACTCTATttgtataatttatttattatatactaGTTGTGtgacccgtatgttatacgggttggataaaaaaaattttaatatgaaggtttaaacaaaaatttatttaaatttgaaatttgaaatttaaaaggaaacatattcaatagtatatgagttgtaatattgtaatttaatgattatttttaaataatgcaattattaattgaggtgtaaatatgatatgttaattaaaaaaaaataaaaaatgagaaaatgacacatggaaaaaacatttattcaaaaataccaaaaaataatATTCAGCGtctatttttttgaaatttttcaaaaacaagttAAAAATAACATAGAAATTATATATGAATGtactaaaaataaaaagaaggaAGTCAAGTGAGGATTGATAAATATTGTTTATAATCTTctgtttttaaataaataaataaataaaaataaaaacttttaatATATGTTAAAAGAGAAGAAAGAACTCTTAGGTTAAATGGAGTAGTCACCATCAGACCACTGAAAATATGTTGTCACCTCTACACCATATCAGCTTCACCACCAACCCACTACATCTTCGAAATGCTCACCACTaacaatattcatttttttttcttatcttttgtaacatttatattaaataaaaaacataataaatagaaaacatatttttttgtaacattatattaaataaaaacaacCCACTAGACATTGAAAAAGGTTACCATTCCAcatcatttatatttttatttttttaattttaaaacattagattaaataaaaaaacattattataagtAATCATTTTACTAACTAAAAAATCAAGTAAACATattattaacttttaaaattaaataaacataattatatataGTTAAGGGTTTAATATAATTCAGATAAAAGTGAAAGGGTGTAATAAAATTAAGTTACAGAATTTTaggaccaaatttgtaacttcaattaaaacatttaaaatatccACCCGCTTTACTTACTTCGTCTTCTTCACCTGATTTCACCGGAAAACGGATACTAAcctgttttttttcttttctacttCGATGGattaaaaaaaatccaacaaAATTAAGGGGCAAACGGTCGAAAAAAAAAGTAAACCAATAGGAAGCTCTGTCTTCTTCTATCTTCTCATCCACGCGACAAAATTAAGGGGCAAACGatcggaaaaaaaaaaaagcaaaccaATAGAAAGTTTCGTCTTCTTCCGTCTTCCCATCCACGCGACACTAAGAACACCGGCCCTTGGGACGTTGTTCACGCGTCTTTGGTCGTGCCAACTCAGCATCACGCGTCTTTTAGGATGCCCACTCCTTATAGCCTTAATACAGTATATGCTAATTTTCAAGGCACCAACGGAAAACATATGCCGCCCGAACATGCCGCTGGCAACAAATATGGTTATGGGGCAGTGTTTGCCGCCAACAATACACGCCGtatcacaacaaaatcatcatcACCCCCCCACACTCTAACTACTATGTACGTAAGACTGGAGGGAGTGGGAGGGAAGTTTCCCTCACTTTTTGTGGGCCATACCCCTTTTTCCCTCACATTTCTTTCCCTCACCTAAAACTCAAGGAATGGGTGGGAAGCTCCCcttactatttttttattttaatatatatatatatatatatatatatatatatatatatatatatatatatatatatatatatatatatatatatttcatacatatattatacTAATTTCGTAAGGAattaaaaaccataaattttaatatattttttatattttttaatagatatataattttataaatattaaaaaaaataaaagaaaaaaaaataaacgaACCAATCATGTGAGGAGTGAGAATGCGGGATCCCCACCCCCCACCCTCTTCCCGCGCTAGCCTTTCCGCACCCACGGTGCGGAGTTCCCCCTGTGCGGGAAACGTCCTGCACCTCTCCTCGCTCACCACTTCGTCCGCCCTAATAAGGTAAAGATACATATGCCCAACTTTCAGGTATTCCAAATCCCACCTCTTAGGCATTGAGGCTCTCAAGTCTCGTCCCACAAAATTAAAGTATGTTTGCATAATATACATGTAAGCTCACATGCGGAAAAACAAATTAGAGATGGCAACTCTCAACTTAATCTCTAACCAAATAATATTGACCCAACTCGAAAATAAATAggtttgggttgagattttttacccgtcaacccgtttatttcatGGGTTGAATTGAATTATCTGTTTGGGTTCGCGGATCAACTCGTCCACCCGTTTATATATTACATTAAAAAaagatatatttaattattaattattaatgtaATGATtgaaatctatttttttttccGTATTTGTATAATCGTATGACTAGTTTTTTGCGGAGCCCTAATAAAAAAAACACACATAGTCACGAGTATTTTTAAGCAACTGGACAATATATGAAtgtgtttattttttaattttatttaaatgttaatgactttatgattttatattgAAAACTTTTTTTGTATGTTAATGACTGTAATGACTTTATGATTTTATGTTAGAAAAACCTCAATTTTTATGTTGGAAAAACCTCAATTTTATAAAATGTGTTGCTTATTAATTAAACGGGTTATGCGGGTTGGGTCTGGCCCACTAACCTGTGAACCCACGAACCAATATATTTAAACgagttatatgggttgggttgggttgatgtTTCCAACCCGCCAACTCATATATTGGGCTGGGTTGAGTTTATGTTTTTTGACCCGTCAACCCGAACCCAACCCGGTTTTCAGGTCTAGAACAAGCATTATCTTTCATGTCTATAAGAGACTCATCCATCCATGGCTTGTTTGTCGTGATACACAATTATCATCGCCACATTCTGGTGACCTTTTAAGGTGTGGATTAAAAGGGTTTACATGGTTGTCATATTTATTTCAGTTTTAGGAAATGGATTAAGTTATCTACCTAGAATACAATTATAATTTTCTAGTTAAAAAATTaaggaattttttttaaatgtcggTAGAAACATAAGAATTGTAAGAGGAAAATAGGCAATGATTCTGCAAAATACATGAATGCCCTTCTTGTCCTCactaaaaagacaaaaaaaaaagggTCTGAGTCTTGAGTTTGATAGTATCAACATGCTTGCTAAGGGCTAAAAATGCCGTTTGAGCATTAACCTTATAAGGAGCCACAACATTTGAAATATTTTCTTGTTTCGACACCTTCATGATGAAAGTATTTAGTTAGTGAAGAGCATAGAGAAGGGCCTTTAGGTTTAGATTTTGAATTTGGCTCCAAATTCAATAGTGACATATTCTCATTAGAGGGTTGTTGGTCTAATAGAATCTTGGAAATTGCATTTGCAAATGTGGTTCAATTAATCACTTCTTTAATGTCTTCAATTACCTGAATTAGTTCATATGCAATTGTAGGTGATATATCCACAACTTTTTATTGTATTTCCACATGATTCATGCTCGATAGCACAGACAAGATTTTCCTTTCTTGacatttgtaacaaaataaaacttaaaaaatatataaatatgaaatttgTTGATTTATTTAGGGAAAATCACAAATAGAAACACACTATTGAGTTACTCTCTATACCAATGTAGGAAATTTACTTAAGTTTTTATGTATGACAACAATGCAACTATGTTTTTTGACAGATaaaagcaatgtactttaatGAATAGTAACTGAATTACTATTATGTGTAACAAAATGTAAGTAGGTTTTCATGTGGACTACATATTGCCGTTGTGATAAAAACATGTAAGTAGGTTGCTATTAcgagtaaaaaaaaataaagtacattGCCTATATTGGTTAAAATATGAAGTATGTTATTTCTTGCAATATGATCTAGATTCATTGATTTCCACAACCGACACCAATTACACTTTAAGAGTTCATCCTTAACTGTTAATCCTTTATGGATTCTAAACTCTTAAAATTTTTCTGTAAATACAAAGAACCACATTAAATCTATTAACAAATACTACTGCAAAATTATATGATAGAGTGTAGACATTGTCAAATGAAAAATAGTACCTACCACGCTTAATCTCCTGCTTATTCTTCATTGGTAAATGACCTCCATCAAAGACTAAAATATGTTTAACACCATAATGTCGCAACAAATTGACTCGATGCATACAATAATAAACATGCCTAAAAGATTAAGAGCacataatgtaacatcccgagatcAGGTATACTTCGTGACCCTTGGTCTTTTGAGTATTTGGCCATTTTAGTCCCTTTATGAGAAAAGGTGGTGAATAAATACGCGGGGCATACACGAGTATACGCTCAGCGTGCTCATATATGTGCATTTGAcgcggaagccacctagtacgttgggcgtactaggcacaaagtgaaaaccctaatttagggtgagacccctatttaaaggatatgatggcctcattcatGTCTACCATTCTCAGTCACcaaccctcctaaaccctagttttcgtTCTTAGAGCTTGTGACTGCATTAGAGAGCCTTGGGAGCATTCTTAAGtttctttggagtgaagaaggagtcTTGAAAAAGAAGGAGTGGGATTTTAGGCCTTGGATCTGGGCTTATCTTAGTGtggagcttcattttgaggtataaagctcataactttctcactcttttggCTTTGGCATCTTAGTAGAGTATTCTAGGGGTTTTGTCCTAAAATttggagactttatgtgatattGTACTCCAGAGACCATGATCCACCCCCTTTGAGTATATTCAGTGGTGTAGAGTCATAAAATTCCTATCTTGGACGTTGggatcaagccatgcatgagatatgtgatgtgtttgagccataagaactttcctatgtgcacatgcaaaccctaatgcttggatctaggtttctctaattgaacatgctttgtatccaagactttcaatcaTAGAtctagagtaaacaaacaattcataacatatgaaatcggatctagaataataccttgagttacttgcttgaaaacttcttttccttggagcttagagtcacaattgtcactcctctaatggcttacaaacacctactaacaagaagatgatttgagagagggagagaggtgagaaatcggctctagggtttcctcaAAGATAGATTGGCTGATTTCTctaaccctaagggtctatttatactttgagcttctagggtttcaccttaaaccctaattggataacctagcctcaaagcaatccaaagatccttctagataaggccttggacgatttttaagatatctatatccttaaaatcgtcccttcccatatccataaggattcatagccctaaACACtattatcacacatttgacagtttatacccctttattcaattaatctctttaagtcaccaaattaattcctaattaatttatgacttatatcgatcaaataatattattattcttttaacatattattcatataatacattaataataatatctcttctctctatataaatcaccttgtcaaattgctatggtgaaggcaacccaaaagaaccatgcacaaccggatcaagtacttatcaaatatagttacagccttagacactaatccaactgtctccacttggataagtctagtaactataaacgcaAACCCAAACCGATTaggaatcgtagctctcaaagacgctgtcaactctgatcttatcagtatcctgtcctttagataagggatcgtacagtcctctgttttgatatcaTGCAGATAATCTCATGAAACAATTTTCATACTTATTTTCTAACAAttattttctcgatctcagatttatttgacatagaacttaattgaacacatcaattcagtcctgaccgggcccgacacataagtcaaataaaatcatcgagcggccgtgatatcgcttttaccctcttaggataaaagtaacagataaaattcaacttatatgcatttacttatccactaatcaactatacacaacaatgcgatttataacatcaatttactgatgcggtttcgcattatcaatacacaactaattagtaaataataaaccatatatctaggttttaagaccatatgatattatcgtcttgcgatcacttgtggtacattccataaggtgattccagcaagtgcgggtttattccaatgctcaaaacttggtcataagcactcatgaacgttgtagcaaacatttgctatgtctaataccatttagacaatctacacaccaattcatgacagtcttcattcatacctacttccaacatatgaacgactgtggactgtttgaataattcaattattcttaataaactgaattattctggaagtcaaaacatgcaaagtgaaacaatagttaactaattaacataagacaaaacttttaaataatactcctttatttaatcatcaaatgtcaattacatttatttattacaagtttccaaactatctaatctaaactaatatcatccttcagcctaatactcctagcatgctgcaagtgcttaaccctgctcagtcccttcgtaagcggatctgttgggttatcttctgatgatatcctcttaaccacgaggtgtccttcttctactcgatgtctaataaagtgatactttctgtcgatatgccaagatctaccatgatccctcggttccttagttaaggcaaccgctccttcattatcaaagaaaatttccatagactcctttatggcaggcacaactccaatgtcaccaatgaagttcttcaaccatatcgcctcctttgacgtttcgcttgctgcaatgtactctgattcgcacgttgaattagctacagtttcctgcttggaacttttccaagttactgctcctccattaagggtaaagacccagcccgactgcgaacggtagttgtctctgtcggtctggaaactggcgtcactataccttcacacctttaagtcatcactccccccgaggaCTAGAGACCATtcattggtcctccgaaggtacttaaggatattcttaaccgcaatccaatgagctatgacagggttcccttgatatctattgaccatgctcaaagcaaaggccgcatcagggcgagtacaagtcatagcatatatgatcgagccaactgcggaagcataaggtactcggctcatctcagctatctcggcttcggtactcggactttgagtcttactcaacttggcattactttgtatcggtaattctcccttcttcaagttttccatactaaaacgttttagtactttatctaagtaagtattttgagtaagtcctattagtctcttacttctctctctcactatccttattcccaaaatataggaagcctctctgaggtccttcatagcgaaacacttcccgagccaggacttaacttcctgcagagtcgggatgtcgtttcccatgagcagtatgtcatcgacaaacaaaacgaggaagctaactacactcccactggctttgacatatacacatgatccATCTTCGCTTCGtgcaaatccaaactctttgactttctcatcaaagcaaagattccatctgcgagatgcttgcttaagtccataaatggacttttcaagcttgcactctctattgggatgcttggcATCGACAAAACACTCTGACTGAGCCATGTaaatatcctcagccaacttcccattaaggaaagcggtcttgactaGACCTGGcaaacgtgtcgtgtcgtgtcgggttcgtgtcgtgtcTAGACATTAAACGGGTTGTAAgtgcttgaccctaacccgacccgtttaattatcgtgtcgtgtcgtatcaacccgtttattttcgtgtcgatttcgtatcgggtttcgggttaaggtTTAAATCTTAAACATATGTTGTGGCATGCCGGGTTGAAACATTTTAAAGGTTAAAAATAAGAGTCATggaggaaaaaaatgaaaaagtgaAATGCTGGAGTTGGGAGGTGGGAAGTGGaacggaaaaaaaaaattatactccCTCCGTCTCATATTTATTGTTcattttttgacttttgaagtttttatttttctactttgaccttaaatatttttatttatgttataaactacttgataaaacttataacaatgaaaagacatttaaaacacaattcattcatatattttgcattaaGTATTATATatcgaaaacaaaaatatttaaggtcaaatttgaagaataaagacttcaaaagtcaaaattggatAATAAATATAAGATGGAGGTAGTAGTAAGTTTAGAAAGCAAAATGGAAAGAGTTAGAGTTAGGAagcaaatgagataggtagtgaggaGGAGTAAAATTAAGTcactttgaaattttgaatttacTTTTAGTTTTTGAATTTTGGGGGCACTATAAATGTAtaatattgaaaatatttataaaaatatgaaatatatatatatatatatatatatatatatatatatatatatatatatatatatatatatatatatatatatataaacgggtCATCTTCGAGTCATCTTCGACTTGAAAGTCTTGACCTTAACTCtacccgtttaattatcgtgtcgtgtcgtgtcaacccgtgtaCATAAACGGGTCGAAATCTCTGACCTTAACCCGCTAACTTCGTGTCGGGTTGTCGTGTCGTGCCAGATTTTGCCAAGTctagtcttgacatccattttccatatctcataatcatgaaaagcagcaatggctagcatcaccctaatagattttatctttgcaactggtgagaaggtctcatcatagtcaactccgggagtttgagtaaatcccttcgccaccaatcgtgaattatacgtgtgcacattcccatccacgtcggtcttcttctcgaagatccatttgcacccaaccgtcttacgtccgggcacattgtcaaccagattccaaacttggttgtcatacatggactgaatctcgctatccatcgcctctttccattttgcagactctgggcatgccatggcttccttatagctattaggttcat encodes:
- the LOC111878630 gene encoding UDP-glycosyltransferase 92A1, which codes for MEAQLHKHIVMVPFMAQGHLIPFLELAHRILHHNPIFTITIVNSPLNINYLRSAIANGPSPPHQIHLKSLPFNSSDHGLPPNSENTDGLPITQIIKLFHASTALETPLRGFISDIISDEGSPPVCIISDVFMGWANEVAKSFGTVNYSFTTGGAYGSAAYSSIWMNLPHRNLTDGGTHDEFPVPGFPESCRFSITQLHSYLIAADGKDEWSTFFQPQISLSLKSKGWLCNTVGEIEIMGCETLRNYIKLPVWCIGPLLPQKMLKNNPGSGIVGRRSGKQPVIRPEECIEWLDSHPQDSVLYISFGSQNTISEIQMMELAKGLEESKKPFIWVIRPPIGFDLKGEFKPEWLPLGFEDRIGKQGLMVHGWAPQLEILCHPSTGAFLSHCGWNSVMESLSQGVPMIGWPLAAEQGYNAKMLVEEMGVCVVLTRGVHGRIVKEKVKNVIEMVLDKNEEGKGNDMRRKASEVGRLIRASVDGSSYKAMDDFLSTILNS